One window from the genome of Candidatus Zixiibacteriota bacterium encodes:
- a CDS encoding diguanylate cyclase, with amino-acid sequence MRSIESTILGSWPGPKTSEAPKRPTYHFAVKQVGVDLDFHLRQFFAGQEVSFHYFGSVETLLTICHRFPVDAIVIASRYDLTVEVEMIRAIKDNVFLSIIPVIVYHPDPPTDVMVAAYEQGAEDFIYGEWRDKLVKVRIRTAIERSRRDLSINPSTRLPGPAIIEREIQRMLEMQAEFAVGYVDLDNFKAYNDYYGYYRGDKVIQLTARVVKDAVCDLCDGGFVGHIAGDDFIFMVPVDQVERVCQAVIRTFDTLIRFCYEEEDRERGYITTKSRRGEIENFPLLTVSIAVLLNRNGTFAHIGEMAKMLADLKKATKQKAGSNYMVERRGKY; translated from the coding sequence TTGCGGAGCATCGAAAGTACCATCCTCGGGAGCTGGCCCGGCCCAAAGACCAGTGAGGCTCCGAAACGGCCCACCTACCACTTTGCGGTCAAGCAGGTTGGGGTCGACCTCGATTTCCACCTTCGGCAGTTTTTCGCCGGTCAGGAGGTGTCCTTCCATTACTTCGGCTCGGTCGAAACGCTGCTGACCATCTGCCATCGCTTTCCCGTCGACGCCATCGTCATCGCCAGCCGCTACGACCTGACGGTCGAAGTGGAAATGATCCGAGCGATCAAGGACAACGTCTTTCTCTCCATCATCCCGGTCATCGTCTACCACCCGGACCCGCCGACCGACGTCATGGTGGCCGCCTACGAACAGGGGGCGGAGGACTTCATCTACGGGGAATGGCGGGACAAGCTCGTCAAAGTGCGGATCAGGACCGCGATCGAGCGCAGCCGCCGCGACCTGTCGATCAACCCCTCGACGCGGCTGCCCGGGCCCGCAATCATCGAGCGGGAAATCCAGCGCATGCTCGAGATGCAGGCGGAGTTCGCGGTCGGCTATGTCGACCTGGATAATTTCAAAGCCTACAACGACTACTACGGATACTACCGGGGGGACAAGGTCATCCAGCTCACCGCGCGCGTGGTCAAGGACGCCGTCTGCGACCTGTGCGACGGCGGGTTTGTCGGACACATCGCCGGCGACGATTTCATCTTCATGGTCCCGGTCGACCAGGTGGAGCGCGTGTGCCAGGCGGTGATCCGGACATTCGACACGCTCATTCGGTTTTGCTACGAGGAGGAGGATCGGGAGCGGGGGTACATCACCACCAAGAGTCGGCGCGGCGAGATTGAGAATTTCCCGCTGCTCACGGTGTCGATCGCGGTGCTGCTCAATAGGAACGGGACTTTCGCGCACATCGGGGAGATGGCGAAAATGCTGGCCGACCTCAAGAAAGCGACCAAGCAGAAAGCCGGATCGAATTACATGGTGGAGCGGCGCGGGAAGTACTAG
- the xerD gene encoding site-specific tyrosine recombinase XerD, with the protein MGTVAAHIEDFLGYLKLERGMAANSVAAYRRDLCEFARLAAPGRKGEAAGQVAVERIDSRAAAAYLKHLTSKGRKPATMARKISSLKQFFNYLVDSAVIATNPVAGLAAPRIARYHPHYLSPREIEQMIDSIDTTQRHGWRDRMIIELLYGSGLRISELIDLELGDIEFEAGFIRVTGKGNKQRLVPLGGYARRAIDEYLAEAPDRKVIDGANVLLRNDLGGKISRVGVWKIIKKAVLKAGITKPVSPHTLRHSFATHLLEGGADLRVVQEMLGHADISTTQIYTTIDRDYIIAEHRKYHPRELARPKDQ; encoded by the coding sequence ATGGGCACAGTCGCAGCACACATCGAAGACTTCCTCGGCTACCTCAAGCTGGAGCGCGGGATGGCAGCCAATTCGGTGGCCGCGTACCGGAGAGATCTGTGCGAGTTTGCCCGGCTGGCGGCGCCTGGCAGGAAGGGGGAGGCTGCCGGTCAGGTTGCGGTCGAACGTATCGACAGCCGGGCCGCGGCGGCGTACCTGAAGCATCTCACGTCCAAGGGGCGGAAGCCGGCCACCATGGCGCGCAAGATTTCCTCCTTAAAGCAGTTCTTTAACTATCTCGTCGATTCCGCTGTCATCGCGACTAATCCGGTGGCGGGTCTCGCCGCGCCCAGAATTGCGAGGTACCATCCGCACTATCTGTCTCCCCGGGAGATCGAGCAGATGATCGACTCGATCGACACGACCCAGCGCCACGGCTGGCGCGACCGGATGATCATCGAACTCCTGTACGGCAGCGGGCTGCGGATCTCAGAGTTGATCGACCTGGAGCTGGGAGATATCGAGTTCGAGGCGGGGTTCATCCGGGTGACCGGCAAGGGAAACAAGCAACGGTTGGTGCCGCTCGGGGGATATGCCCGGAGGGCGATTGACGAATACCTGGCCGAGGCGCCCGACAGGAAGGTGATCGACGGGGCCAACGTGTTGTTGAGAAACGACTTAGGAGGGAAAATCTCTCGCGTGGGGGTATGGAAAATCATCAAGAAAGCGGTGCTGAAAGCCGGGATCACTAAACCGGTGTCGCCCCACACGCTCCGGCATTCCTTTGCCACCCATTTGCTTGAAGGGGGGGCGGATTTGCGCGTCGTACAAGAAATGCTCGGTCATGCCGATATATCTACAACACAGATCTATACGACCATTGACCGGGACTATATCATTGCGGAGCATCGAAAGTACCATCCTCGGGAGCTGGCCCGGCCCAAAGACCAGTGA
- a CDS encoding ComF family protein: protein MRWSALIENPVTRSVLDFLFPPLCLGCGVFYDGDNLVCGRCEAGLAALAFEGTICAGCGAVMSASGRCPECGPAFWPLFAFGDYRPPLKEIILQFKFKGIVAPADWIAARLAPVVDRYRSEIEASALVPIPLHPRREHYRGYNQARVFAEALGKRLGLPVETELLARVRHRRPQARIDRRRREVNVHGVFETADDDGPRLGGLILVDDVVTTGATIREARRVLEASGHGVAGAAAMAHGV from the coding sequence ATGCGCTGGTCGGCCCTAATCGAAAATCCGGTCACCCGGAGCGTGCTCGACTTCCTCTTCCCGCCGCTGTGCCTGGGATGCGGCGTGTTCTACGATGGCGACAACCTGGTGTGCGGGCGCTGCGAGGCCGGCCTGGCGGCGCTGGCGTTCGAGGGAACCATCTGCGCCGGATGCGGAGCGGTGATGTCCGCCAGCGGACGGTGCCCCGAGTGCGGGCCGGCGTTCTGGCCGCTGTTCGCGTTCGGCGACTACCGCCCCCCGCTGAAAGAAATCATCCTCCAGTTTAAGTTCAAAGGGATCGTCGCTCCCGCGGACTGGATCGCGGCGAGACTGGCCCCGGTGGTCGACCGGTACCGGAGCGAGATCGAGGCCAGCGCCCTCGTGCCTATACCTCTGCACCCGCGGCGCGAGCACTACCGGGGGTACAACCAGGCGCGCGTCTTTGCGGAGGCGCTCGGCAAGCGGCTGGGGCTGCCGGTCGAAACGGAGCTGCTGGCGCGCGTCCGACACCGCCGGCCCCAGGCACGGATCGACCGCCGACGGAGGGAAGTGAACGTGCACGGGGTTTTCGAAACTGCCGATGACGACGGGCCGCGCCTCGGCGGCCTCATCCTGGTTGATGATGTCGTCACGACCGGGGCGACCATTCGAGAGGCGCGCCGCGTGCTTGAAGCGTCCGGGCATGGGGTGGCCGGGGCGGCGGCGATGGCGCACGGAGTCTAG